In the genome of Flavobacterium panacagri, one region contains:
- a CDS encoding ABC transporter ATP-binding protein — protein MDKEKLHKEPKTKEKKQTPIIEIKDLHKTFGKDNKILKGVNLTLNKGEDLVVLGRSGSGKSVTIKCIVGLIEPDKGEIKVFDENVLNISKKELNEIRVRIGFLFQSGALYDSMSVRENLAFTLTKHKRDLSADEIENEVMEALENVGLADAIDKMPSELSGGMRKRIGLARTLILKPEIILYDEPTTGLDTITSREISELILDIKHKQKTSAIIITHDMACAKLTADRIIVLKDGVIHAEGTYEELEKDEDEWVRSFFE, from the coding sequence ATGGACAAAGAAAAACTACATAAAGAACCTAAAACAAAAGAAAAAAAGCAGACTCCAATTATTGAAATTAAAGATCTGCATAAAACTTTTGGAAAAGACAATAAGATATTAAAAGGCGTTAATCTGACTTTGAATAAAGGAGAAGATTTAGTCGTTTTAGGTCGTTCTGGATCTGGTAAATCAGTTACCATCAAATGTATTGTAGGATTGATTGAGCCAGATAAAGGAGAAATTAAAGTGTTTGATGAAAACGTACTCAACATTTCCAAAAAAGAACTGAATGAAATCAGAGTGAGGATTGGCTTTTTGTTTCAAAGCGGTGCATTATATGATTCCATGTCAGTTCGGGAAAATTTGGCTTTTACCTTAACCAAACACAAACGAGATTTAAGTGCTGACGAAATCGAAAATGAAGTAATGGAAGCGCTTGAAAATGTCGGTTTAGCTGATGCTATTGATAAAATGCCGTCAGAACTTTCAGGCGGTATGAGAAAAAGAATCGGCTTGGCGCGAACTTTAATCTTAAAACCAGAAATTATTTTATACGATGAACCTACAACAGGTTTAGACACTATAACATCAAGAGAAATCAGCGAATTGATACTTGATATTAAACACAAACAAAAAACATCTGCAATTATCATCACGCATGATATGGCTTGTGCAAAATTAACTGCCGATCGAATCATTGTTTTAAAAGACGGTGTCATACATGCCGAAGGAACTTACGAAGAATTAGAAAAAGACGAAGACGAATGGGTACGCTCATTTTTTGAATAA
- a CDS encoding MlaD family protein, whose product MEKQSGYTWKLGMFVTIGLLLFIMAVYFIGKQKNLFGSTFHITSQFKTVSGLEVGNNVRFSGINVGTVEQIQLKNDSTVIVVLVMKEDVRKFIKTDATASIGSDGLMGDKVLTISPGTKSQQIIGDNGVIASVDGIEMHDIMKSVKKSVDNIGVISDEIAIFSHSMNNGNGALARLVKDDKMANSVSNTLSNLESGTKGFSDNMEAAKSNFLLRGYYKKKEKEKAKKQEEIKEKKEEQQEKAAKEKEKKEKEQQEKAQKEKEEKQKQEEAKKAETEKK is encoded by the coding sequence ATGGAAAAGCAATCGGGATATACTTGGAAATTAGGAATGTTTGTAACAATAGGTTTACTGCTTTTTATAATGGCCGTATATTTTATTGGAAAACAAAAAAACCTTTTCGGTTCAACCTTTCATATTACTTCTCAGTTTAAAACGGTCAGCGGTCTGGAAGTCGGAAATAATGTTCGTTTCTCCGGAATTAATGTTGGAACTGTCGAACAAATTCAATTAAAAAATGACTCCACTGTAATCGTGGTTTTGGTCATGAAAGAAGATGTCCGCAAATTTATTAAAACAGATGCAACAGCCAGCATTGGTTCAGACGGACTTATGGGCGATAAAGTTTTGACTATTTCTCCTGGTACAAAGTCACAGCAAATTATTGGAGACAATGGCGTAATAGCTTCTGTTGACGGAATTGAAATGCATGACATTATGAAAAGTGTTAAAAAGAGTGTCGATAATATCGGCGTAATTTCAGATGAAATAGCGATTTTCAGCCATAGTATGAATAATGGAAACGGAGCCCTTGCTCGTTTGGTTAAAGATGATAAAATGGCCAACAGCGTTTCGAATACTCTTTCGAACCTGGAGTCTGGTACAAAGGGTTTCAGCGATAATATGGAAGCAGCTAAAAGCAACTTTCTTCTAAGAGGTTACTACAAGAAAAAAGAGAAAGAAAAAGCAAAAAAACAAGAAGAAATAAAGGAGAAAAAAGAAGAACAACAAGAAAAAGCTGCTAAAGAAAAAGAAAAGAAAGAGAAAGAACAACAAGAGAAAGCTCAAAAAGAAAAAGAGGAAAAACAAAAACAGGAAGAAGCTAAAAAAGCTGAAACTGAAAAGAAATAA
- a CDS encoding AsmA-like C-terminal region-containing protein: protein MPTSFKHTALKVLKITGITIAVILFLLFIIPMLFPGKIASEVKKIANERLDTKLDFTKSKLSFFTHFPSLTVSLDNLSLTGSKPFSNDTLLKADEVAFGINLQRLIFDNEVKINKLYVSDALINVMVNEKGQANYNIYVAPEDRKDEKEDPNAPEEGTAIRLERIDLKNCHVKYNDRSAKILVDAKGFNYVGKGNLSEDIFDLATDARIDNLDFFYDRTGYLRRKKVQADLITRINTHSLSFILQKNELKINKLPLKFTGLFTILRDGYKINIKAASENTTVKDLLSVMPPEYLTWLEKTEISGRSDLLLTFKGDYNVPKKQKPNLAFNLKINEGSVNYKDAPVPLKDFQMDLNAILPSLDTEQLLVNLRTLKFKVGEKDYFNAYLHSKGLSEMNINASVKGDLDLAVVDAALGLNSVDLKGILKTNIQARGLFSTSKKLFPKTIGGISLRNGWLKTEYYPNPITNITFVANMLNKAGTFQDLIVAVAPASFTFEGNPVYVNATLSDFSDLAYDAKIKGELNVGRIYQVFSQKGLDLTGYAKADLSLKGKQSYATTGQYDKLDNKGTLILKNIKATSELFPKAFFIKQGNFRFQNEKMWFEKFNASYGKSDFDINGYLLNTINYFLESNGTLSGNFNLKSKLINVDEFMALEEGENKDQKTEIEYAKEDHPKMSGVVMIPKNLNVSLTANADKIEYNGLIFNKLSGKIGVKKEGFYLENTTFNIIDCILGINASYKDESPTAAHFDAHFTAKDFDVQRAYKEIPMFHEMVTAAEKAHGIVSVDYKIKGDLDGNMSPIYESLQGGGTLNLRDVKIKGLKLFDGISSKTGQNGLNNPDMKGIEVKSTIDKNLINIEPFTFTVASFRPTIKGTTSFDGLLDLKMRLGLPLWGIIGFPIVITGTHEAPKIKIFSKTGQEINPAVYDEKHNKVIRKEKVSKPKAKS, encoded by the coding sequence ATGCCTACTTCATTTAAACATACCGCCTTAAAAGTTTTAAAGATTACCGGAATTACAATTGCGGTAATCTTGTTTTTGCTATTTATAATTCCGATGTTGTTTCCTGGTAAAATTGCTTCGGAAGTAAAGAAAATTGCTAACGAACGATTGGATACCAAGTTGGATTTTACCAAATCTAAGCTTTCGTTTTTTACTCATTTCCCATCCCTCACTGTTTCTTTAGATAATTTGTCTTTAACGGGTTCTAAACCTTTCAGCAATGATACTTTATTGAAAGCTGATGAAGTTGCTTTCGGAATCAATTTACAACGTTTGATTTTTGACAATGAAGTCAAAATCAATAAACTCTATGTTTCTGATGCCTTAATTAATGTAATGGTAAACGAAAAAGGTCAAGCCAATTACAATATTTATGTGGCGCCAGAAGACCGAAAAGATGAAAAAGAAGATCCAAATGCTCCTGAAGAAGGAACCGCAATAAGATTAGAAAGAATCGATTTAAAAAACTGTCATGTAAAATACAATGATCGTTCCGCTAAAATCTTAGTTGATGCTAAAGGATTTAATTACGTTGGAAAAGGAAATTTAAGCGAAGATATTTTTGATCTGGCGACAGATGCCAGAATCGATAACTTAGATTTCTTTTATGATAGAACGGGTTATTTAAGGAGGAAAAAAGTACAAGCCGATTTAATTACCCGAATCAATACGCATTCGCTTTCGTTTATTCTTCAAAAAAATGAATTAAAAATCAATAAACTGCCTTTAAAATTTACTGGGTTATTTACCATTTTAAGAGACGGATACAAAATCAATATTAAAGCGGCTTCAGAGAATACAACTGTCAAAGATTTATTGTCTGTAATGCCTCCTGAATATTTGACTTGGCTAGAGAAAACAGAAATTTCGGGACGAAGTGACTTATTACTGACCTTTAAAGGAGATTACAATGTTCCTAAAAAACAAAAACCAAATTTAGCTTTCAATCTCAAAATTAATGAAGGCTCCGTTAATTACAAAGACGCACCTGTTCCATTAAAAGATTTTCAGATGGATCTAAATGCTATTCTTCCGTCTTTAGATACCGAACAACTTTTAGTAAATCTTAGAACCTTGAAATTTAAAGTGGGCGAAAAAGATTATTTCAATGCTTATCTGCACAGTAAAGGTTTAAGTGAAATGAACATCAATGCCAGTGTAAAAGGAGATCTAGATTTAGCTGTTGTTGATGCCGCACTAGGACTAAACAGTGTTGATTTAAAAGGAATTTTAAAAACGAATATACAAGCCAGAGGATTATTCAGCACTTCTAAAAAACTGTTTCCAAAAACGATTGGAGGCATCTCATTACGAAATGGCTGGCTGAAAACCGAATATTATCCAAACCCAATTACCAATATTACCTTTGTGGCTAATATGCTGAACAAAGCAGGAACTTTTCAGGATTTAATTGTGGCGGTCGCTCCTGCTTCTTTCACATTTGAAGGAAATCCAGTTTATGTAAATGCAACCTTATCTGACTTTAGTGATTTGGCTTATGATGCCAAAATTAAAGGCGAATTGAACGTAGGCAGAATTTATCAGGTTTTCTCTCAAAAAGGATTGGATCTAACGGGTTATGCCAAAGCCGATCTTTCGTTAAAAGGAAAACAAAGTTACGCCACGACTGGACAATATGATAAACTGGACAACAAAGGAACTTTGATTCTTAAAAATATAAAAGCAACTTCTGAATTATTCCCAAAAGCTTTTTTCATCAAACAGGGAAATTTCCGTTTTCAGAATGAGAAAATGTGGTTTGAGAAATTTAATGCTTCTTACGGAAAATCTGATTTTGATATTAACGGTTATCTTCTAAATACGATCAATTACTTTTTAGAATCTAACGGAACTTTAAGCGGTAATTTCAACTTAAAATCAAAACTGATCAATGTGGATGAATTTATGGCGCTTGAAGAAGGAGAAAATAAAGATCAAAAGACTGAAATTGAATATGCAAAAGAAGATCATCCAAAAATGAGCGGTGTTGTTATGATTCCGAAAAATTTAAATGTCTCTTTAACGGCAAATGCAGATAAAATCGAATACAACGGACTTATTTTCAATAAATTATCAGGAAAAATTGGTGTAAAAAAAGAAGGATTTTACTTAGAAAACACTACCTTTAATATCATTGACTGTATTTTAGGAATTAATGCCTCGTATAAAGACGAATCGCCTACAGCAGCACATTTTGACGCACACTTTACGGCAAAAGATTTTGATGTGCAGAGAGCATACAAAGAAATTCCGATGTTTCATGAGATGGTTACTGCAGCCGAAAAAGCCCACGGAATCGTTTCTGTCGACTATAAAATTAAAGGCGACTTAGACGGAAATATGAGCCCAATTTATGAATCTCTGCAAGGTGGCGGTACTTTGAATCTACGCGATGTAAAAATTAAAGGCCTAAAATTATTTGACGGAATTAGCTCTAAAACAGGACAAAATGGTTTGAATAATCCTGATATGAAAGGAATTGAAGTCAAATCAACAATAGATAAAAACCTAATTAATATTGAGCCATTTACCTTTACTGTAGCCAGCTTTAGGCCTACAATAAAAGGAACTACAAGCTTTGACGGACTTTTGGATCTTAAAATGCGTCTTGGACTTCCTCTTTGGGGAATTATTGGATTTCCAATTGTCATTACTGGAACTCATGAAGCTCCAAAAATTAAAATCTTCAGCAAAACTGGGCAAGAAATTAATCCTGCAGTTTATGATGAAAAACATAATAAAGTGATTCGCAAAGAAAAAGTAAGTAAACCCAAAGCAAAATCATAA